From Diospyros lotus cultivar Yz01 chromosome 4, ASM1463336v1, whole genome shotgun sequence, a single genomic window includes:
- the LOC127799253 gene encoding fructose-1,6-bisphosphatase, cytosolic, whose product MDHASDAHRTDLMTITRFVLNEQSKHPESRGDFTILLSHIVLGCKFVCSAVNKAGLAKLIGLAGETNVQGEEQKKLDVLSNEVFIKALVSSGRTCILVSEEDEEATFVDRSLRGRYCVVFDPLDGSSNIDCSVSIGTIFGIYMVKDGEDPTLDDVLQPGKNMIAAGYCMYGSSCTLVLSSGSGVNGFTLDPSLGEFILTHPDIKIPKKGKIYSVNEGNAKNWDGPTSKYVEKCKFPKDGSSPKSLRYIGSMVADVHRTLLYGGIFLYPADKKSPNGKLRVLYEVFPMSFLMEQAGGQAFTGKQRALDLVPKKIHERSPIFLGSYDDVEEIKALYAAEENN is encoded by the exons ATGGATCACGCGTCGGATGCTCACCGTACCGATTTGATGACCATCACGAGGTTCGTGCTCAACGAGCAGTCCAAGCACCCCGAGTCTCGCGGCGACTTCACCATCCTACTCAGCCACATTGTTCTCGGCTGCAAGTTCGTCTGCTCTGCTGTCAACAAG GCAGGTCTTGCTAAACTCATCGGGCTTGCTGGAGAAACCAATGTGCAG GGTGAAGAGCAAAAGAAACTGGATGTGCTTTCAAATGAAGTTTTTATCAAGGCCTTGGTCAGCAGTGGTCGAACG TGTATCCTTGTCTCTGAGGAGGATGAGGAGGCAACATTTGTTGATCGATCTTTGCGTGGAAG GTACTGTGTTGTGTTCGATCCACTTGATGGATCCTCTAACATTGATTGCAGTGTTTCCATTGGAACG ATCTTTGGAATTTATATGGTGAAAGATGGTGAAGACCCTACTTTAGATGATGTCCTGCAACCTGGGAAGAATATGATTGCTGCTGGCTATTGCATGTATGGAAGCTCTTGCACG CTTGTTTTGAGCTCTGGATCTGGTGTTAATGGATTTACCCTTGATCCATCCCTGGGGGAGTTTATACTAACTCATCCAGACATCAAG ATTcctaagaaaggaaaaatttatTCAGTAAATGAAGGAAATGCCAAGAACTGGGATGGTCCAACATCAAA GTATGTTGAAAAATGCAAGTTCCCTAAAGATGGATCCTCACCAAAGTCTCTGAGATACATTGGAAG TATGGTAGCAGACGTCCATCGCACACTACTTTATGGTGGTATCTTTTTGTACCCTGCCGATAAGAAAAGCCCTAATGGGAAACTGCG GGTTCTTTATGAAGTCTTCCCAATGTCATTCCTGATGGAACAAGCTGGAGGTCAGGCATTTACCGGCAAGCAACGG GCACTTGATTTGGTCCCAAAGAAGATACACGAGCGATCTCCAATTTTTCTGGGTAGTTACGACGATGTTGAGGAGATTAAGGCCCTCTATGCTGCTGAAGAGAACAATTAA
- the LOC127799712 gene encoding uncharacterized protein LOC127799712 → MASGHAGDIGRSSTGRRRTGTPRAGDSSGAALLKDFMALRPPEFSGGADTTEAEDWLLAVEKHLRSIGCAEAHRVRLGTFLLRGDAERWWETTRQRYGDGGPTWAQFVAAFNETYVPAWVREQKVFEFVDLQQGSRTVTQYETNFVAFSRYAPELVTPESRRVSKFQRGLRPEIRYSMAGIEAPDFPTVVQWAYAVEKD, encoded by the exons ATGGCCTCTGGACATGCAGGAGACATTGGCAGGTCTTCTACGGGCCGTAGACGTACTG GTACTCCGAGAGCAGGGGACAGTTCTGGTGCCGCATTACTTAAAGATTTTATGGCCCTACgtccaccagagtttagtggaggcgccGACACGACAGAGGCCGAGGATTGGCTACTGGCTGTGGAGAAGCATTTGCGATCTATAGGCTGTGCAGAGGCCCATAGGGTTCGACTGGGGACCTTTCTGTTACGGGGTGATGCCGAgcgatggtgggagaccaccagacagcGATATGGTGATGGGGGCCCGACATGGGCACAGTTTGTCGCGGCGTTCAATGAGACTTATGTACCGGCTTGGGTCAGAGAACAGAAGGTGTTCGAGTTTGTTGACTTACAGCAGGGGAGCAGGACAGTTACACAGTATGAGACTAATTTTGTGGCGTTTTCTCGATATGCTCCAGAGTTAGTAACCCCTGAGTCTCGCAGAGTCAGTAAGTTTCAGAGGGGATTGCGACCAGAGATTCGTTACTCCATGGCTGGTATCGAGGCACCTGACTTTCCTACAGTTGTTCAGTGGGCCTACGCAGTGGAGAAGGACTGA